TTTGTTCTTGTTGTTGTAGTGACTTGTGTGGATTCTGGAGATAAAGCTTTGGAATTTCTAGGTCTGATTGATAAACTAGACACTCCTACTGATTCTACTTCTTCATCTCCTCCGCAGTCATTACAGCAAGAGGTAAAATTAATCTCTTTACTCTCTTTTAGATTCTCACATgtgtttaaagaaaataataagcTGTTGATCTCCAAAACAAACCAACTTACTCATATACCATTTGTTTTTTCCTCAACTTTTCCATTTCTGATATCCACTTAGGGGAATTAACTTTAATCTCTCTGTCAGTGAAATCCTCCTGAGGAGAGTGAAGTTTTGAGTTTAATATGAACTTGTGTCGGTTAGGATTAAGGCAAAAGTTGTTGTTAATTAGCTTAATGGATAATTGGTTTGCAATATTCAATGTAGAAATCAGTCCCTTCACGTTCTCATTCATTACTGACATATCGTTATCAAAGATGAAAAAGGAAGGCAAACGCAAAGGCAAAGTAGCCAGAAAGGCTTTTgatttagtataattaattaGCCAATTAGAACCCATCTGTAGATATTAGCCTGcttttatacttataatataaTCAACAAATTTGTGAGCTTTGAAACATTAGTTTATCCAAAATCACAACAAATATTCATAAAGGGGCCACACAGATGGAGAAATTCAGCTTTTATATAGTTAAGGAGATCTGTCTTTCTGTCGACATTAACAACCTGGAAATGCAATCCCATTTTGCTTCTCAATTTCTGTGCCAATTCAATATTTTGCCTGTGGACCTCTGTGATTTCTTGCATGTTTTATGAACTGGTAGGTTTGTCCTTGACATTTTTGCCCAATAAATTCTAGGACAAGCCACATTAATGAGAATCAAGCCAAACAAAATTTTCCCCACCTACGGATATATGTTTGACGAATAACCCTATTTTCACAAACAATGAacacaaatttatgtataaataatatcacatcaCCATTTGATTGAGTGTTTTtgtatctctaatttaaaatcactaaattatatggtaatatgtcattatttgtgttCAAATTTGTGCTCATATTTGTATTGTATGTTTTACATAAACTGTGTGCTAGTAATTCAGAGTGTCTGAAATTAATGTTTATGATCAAATATTGCAGGGATCCAAGGTGAACTTGATCATGACAGACTTCTGTATGCCGGGAATGAGTGGTTATGATTTACTCAAACGAGTCAAGGTGAAGTCCATGATCTTAATTTGAAGCTATGTTAGTTTAGAGATAGctgatattttcttttcttggttTCTATGCATAGAAAATTTGGTAAGATGCTTCTCTGATAAGCAATAATCGAGTTGATTATCTGACTGTTGCTTCAAAAAGACACTAAAAAGTTGGGTAGAGCACAGCATTTTACATACAagtttattatttcttaaactGAAAAATTCTAAGTTTTGCTTAAACTTTCAGGGATCCTCCTGGAAAGATGTACCGGTTGTGGTCATGTCATCAGAAAATGTACCTTCAAGAATCAGCATGTCAGTTCTTTATTAACTAATTCTTTTCAACTGTctccaaatcaaatttatatcaacaaattaactaaagtttgtttgaattgtCAGGTGTCTGGAAGAAGGAGCAGAGGAGTTTCTGTTGAAGCCGCTTCAGTTATCAGACCTGGAGAAGCTTCAGCCCCATCTTTTAAAATCCCTAAATATGAAGAGCCAAACCTGTACAGAAAGGGAGGAGGAGTTGAGGGAGGACAACAACAGCAATAACAACAGCTCTAACAATTATATAAACAACAGTAATAGTTTTAGCAAGAGGAAGGCTTTGTCAGCTGAGCCCTCAGAGAGGAGGCCTAAAATGAAAGAATTGGCAGtagtataatttgatattttattttattttgatgggAGATTGTGGTGTAATTAGTTTACAATAGAGAGTGCATTAATTTTCCTATATACATTGGTTATCTACTTGTTTAGTTGATTGATGACTGACAGGCTTTTCTATCAAACATATACATGAAATTACGAACCAAACCTGTCTTTCGGTTGACTGATTGAAAGGTAGATTATTTCAACTAAAAAACCTTAAATCATAATAATctagtttgattttaatcatACTCCTTCaagtcaaaattaaagataattttaattcaaataaaaataatttaatgatttaaaatCATGACTCAAAGttgtgattttgatttttaaccCAAATTTTTGACTGACTGAaaaggtaatgttttattaaataatagatataacgatatcattttaacaattatttcatataatttgaatctgAGTCGAACCCTACatttgaatcgaattgaatCATTTACCTTACTTACAAGCTAGACAACCGAACTCTTTTTAACTTCAGCTCAGTTTCAAAGATGAGTTGAATCATATTACTTAAATCcgctcaaatttaaactaaacaaatttgaattaaattgaatcaaaccaaatcaaatcgagTCTACTTTGGAATCCGAGCCAGCTTGGTTTAGTCCTATCCTTAGTAGAACAATTTTCTGGATATCAATGCCAACACAAAGCAGGAATAGGAGATTTCAAGCAACAAAATTTTCTAAGGTAAGAAAATCCCAAACCACTGGGCATTTAATTAAAGGTATCTCTCCTACATGTAATTTACTATCTTTTTCATTCAGCCAAACCCACTGTTACAACTACGCTATTCCAAAAAGTAAACACGCGATAAAACAGCCGAAAATGCCTCCCATTTATTCAAACAAAGTAAGGGGAAGGAAGGACATCAGGCGATTCTTTTCCTTGCTGCTGTTGTTGGGTATCACAGCCGCAAAGCACAATACAAAATGCACATGTCTCTTAACTCTACTGAGAAAAGCTGCATGTACCTTCTTTAAAGCTCATCTTTTGCAGATGATTCTGCTTTAACAGATTCTTGAGGAGCAGATTTATCCCTGTTCTTCTCAATGAATTGGATAATGTCTTCCTTGGTCCTATCCCCCTCATAAGCCACTACCTTTCCACTAGCTGACCTCAAGTACACCGTTGGGAAACCTTTAACATCAAAAGTGTCACTTGGGATATCATTTGCAGTTGCATCCTAGACAAACACGAGCATATCATGTCAAAAAGAATACTTTCAACTACAAATATATTTATGCTGAAGGCTGTGCGCAGCAGAGATGAACATATAGAAACATGAAGATAagcaaaataatgaaatatcaaatgGTAACAAGGTAAAATTGAATAGAGTCGAGtcgaataaaataatttaatgcgCAAAAACTAGCTATTCATATATTGGACAAGGCATCATGTCCGTGTGCCAATCATTCTACTAGACCCAATTAGGTTGCTGCACATGTTTAGGACCAAAAAACCATTGCCCAAATTAGTGTCAAGCAGACAAGTTTCAgacataaaacaataaatttgattattgatgtCATGGAGACTAAGGATCCACACCAGTGCAAgcaataatcaattaaattaaatttctatctGACGATCACACTGAAATACTAGTTGAAGCCATAGAGGGTCATCTTTAGAGGTAGAAAAGTTGAAAAAAGTCTTACAAATTTTGCGATAACAACGTCCGCATCATTTTTATAAGAGACGGCAACTTCATCCAAGATTGGAGCCAATTTTTTGCAGTGTCCACACCAAGGAGCATAAAACTCTAGCAGAACTGCGTAGAGCAAAATGTCAACATACATTACATTTCAAAATTCACTTGAGTAGTGAAATAAGACAAAGCATCAAAGAGCAGGAAATGGTAGTTATATTCACAATTATTAAGCAGATTCATCTATGCAAATTCGTTAATTACAAATTTCCATTTTTAACTGTAAAATTAGCTGTCCATTGAtgtttcaaataaaagaattaaaaagtaAATGCATGCCAGCAGTGATCACAGCCTAAAAAGAATAAGTAATGGTAATTGCTGAGGCtctgtttaataaaaatagattttgtagcaaatataataaattgacaaaaaacATTCCATGATTTCTTATAGAAACGTGACACAAATCCTAGAACGAAGAAGCATTTTTAGCACAACCACCCAACACAAACCACCAGAAAAGACACAGGATTTCAAGCACAGTAAGCAACACATAAAAAATCCATCAagtgagaaaaaatttaaaaacacacCATTTTTTCCAGACTTGAAAACCATTTCCTGAATGCTTTCAGCAACAACCACCTTCACAGGCTCATTGTTCTCTTCAGGAATAGGCTCAGATTTTTTGTATGGTTGAATTTTCCCTCCCTGCAAGTAAAaactttcataaaaaagatGCTTTCTATGGAAGGACTTAGTAACACACACCTTCTACAATAGAAcaaataaagttatatttaacaaataaaatattaacttggCAAAACATTATGAAATTCTCTATTCTCATTGAGGAAAAAGTGCAATGAATACAAGAAGCAGATATATCACCTTGTATTCCTTCATCCAAGATGCAATTTGATCAGCCTCCAAATTAGGCTTCAAATACTTCTGCCCATCAGTTGCCTGTACAATGATGAGAGGCACTTGGCTTTCTTTGAGTCCAAAGTACTGTTGTTCAATCAATAAGAAACAATTGAAATATcagataaatatatcaaatttgaaaccATAAATAGAAACTAGCAGAT
This is a stretch of genomic DNA from Mangifera indica cultivar Alphonso chromosome 11, CATAS_Mindica_2.1, whole genome shotgun sequence. It encodes these proteins:
- the LOC123229745 gene encoding two-component response regulator ORR9-like, with translation MELKSESAKVEDTQQVILLEQQKEEEEDDEKQKQQLQQSFHVLAVDDSVIDRKLLEKLLKVSSYQVTCVDSGDKALEFLGLIDKLDTPTDSTSSSPPQSLQQEGSKVNLIMTDFCMPGMSGYDLLKRVKGSSWKDVPVVVMSSENVPSRISMCLEEGAEEFLLKPLQLSDLEKLQPHLLKSLNMKSQTCTEREEELREDNNSNNNSSNNYINNSNSFSKRKALSAEPSERRPKMKELAVV